From Musa acuminata AAA Group cultivar baxijiao chromosome BXJ3-8, Cavendish_Baxijiao_AAA, whole genome shotgun sequence, one genomic window encodes:
- the LOC135644454 gene encoding HMG-Y-related protein A-like yields the protein MATEEESKPPSHPPYAEMIMAAIAALGEKGETDESAIAAYIESAYQGLPESHAALLTAHLARMTDDGELHVVGDNYVRPDPTPAAPPKRGRGRPPKPKPNPALTPSAAPAAPRPRGRPPKPKDPLAVAVAKAASGLPRRRGRPPKRVKAAQPAGADAGAAPSPAVVGVKRGRGRPPKVKPAVDVV from the exons atgGCCACCGAGGAAGAGAGCAAGCCTCCGAGTCATCCTCCTTATGCTGAG ATGATAATGGCGGCGATCGCCGCGTTGGGGGAGAAGGGCGAGACGGACGAGTCCGCGATCGCCGCTTACATCGAGTCGGCGTACCAGGGCTTGCCGGAGTCGCACGCGGCGCTGCTCACCGCTCACCTCGCCCGCATGACGGATGACGGGGAGTTGCACGTCGTCGGCGACAACTACGTGCGGCCCGACCCCACCCCGGCCGCGCCGCCCAAGCGGGGCCGCGGCCGGCCGCCCAAGCCCAAGCCCAATCCCGCGCTTACCCCCAGCGCCGCCCCGGCAGCGCCCCGACCGCGCGGCCGGCCGCCCAAGCCCAAGGACCCGCTCGCCGTGGCCGTTGCGAAGGCTGCCAGTGGGCTCCCTCGGCGCAGGGGCCGCCCGCCAAAGAGGGTGAAGGCGGCCCAGCCGGCTGGCGCCGATGCTGGGGCCGCTCCTTCTCCTGCCGTGGTAGGGGTGAAGAGAGGTAGGGGTCGGCCTCCGAAGGTGAAGCCTGCGGTGGACGTCGTTTAA
- the LOC103995249 gene encoding uncharacterized protein At1g66480, protein MGNSLGGKKKIAKVMKVDGTTFKLKPPVQAVSVLRDHPGYNLLDADDVTRLGVRAMPLEPDTSLKPGKLYFLVELPRVPNQRAPRRAWSGALQVSAKERLESLRLTRRSLSDLSLATQSPSVEAEEAKDGTVRLKMRLPKAQVEKLMQESKDAAEAAQKIMQLCAASDGATPSASPEPTTPTVKVGRKEKRTRFVAMPNEIIA, encoded by the exons ATGGGGAATAGTTTGGGTGGGAAGAAGAAGATAGCGAAGGTGATGAAGGTGGACGGGACGACGTTCAAGCTGAAGCCGCCGGTGCAGGCCGTGAGCGTGCTGCGGGACCATCCGGGTTATAACCTCCTCGACGCGGATGATGTGACGCGGCTTGGCGTCCGGGCGATGCCGCTGGAGCCGGACACGTCGCTCAAGCCCGGGAAGCTCTATTTCCTGGTGGAGCTGCCCCGGGTCCCGAACCAGCGCGCGCCTCGTAGGGCCTGGTCCGGGGCGCTCCAGGTGAGCGCCAAGGAGCGGCTGGAGAGCCTCCGGCTCACCCGCCGCTCCCTCTCCGACCTCTCCCTCGCCACCCAGTCCCCCTCGGTCGAGGCCGAGGAGGCCAAGGACGGCACCGTCCGCCTCAAGATGAGGCTGCCCAAGGCGCAGGTGGAGAAGCTGATGCAGGAGAGCAAGGACGCCGCGGAAGCCGCGCAGAAGATCATGCAGCTTTGCGCTGCCAGTGATGGTGCCACCCCGTCGGCCTCACCAGAGCCGACGACGCCAACCGTGAAGGTTGGACGCAAGGAG AAGAGGACGAGGTTTGTTGCAATGCCAAACGAGATCATCGCGTGA